The segment GCGCCGCACATCATCGTGGAAGACCTGTCCGTGCGCAGCATCGCCGTCACACGCGAGACCTATCTGCAGACAGACCTGCGCGACAGGCTCGCGCGTCACCACCATGATGTCGATTCGGCGTTCTGGGGGTGGAACGACATCTGGCTCAATCCCGATTTCCGCCGCTTTGACCTACGCCCGTTGTTGCACGACATCCGCTGCCCGGCGCTGGCGGTACAGGGCGAGGACGACGAGTACGGCACGATGGAGCAAATCGAGGGTATCCAGCGATATGCGCCGCAAACTGTGCTGCTTAAACTCGCGCGGTGTGGACATTCGCCGCACCGGGACCAGTCCGGCGCATTGACGGCGGCGGCCGTGGCGTTTATAAACACACATACTTCAAATATAAAATAATTGGCCCGGACGGCAGGAACGCTGCCGTACCGCGGGCCAAATGGCTTGAAACCAAAGGCTTCAGACCACCAGGGAGGAGACCCCCATGCATCGCAATGCATCGCGCAGGCTATTGCCAGCCTGCCTCGCCGTCGCCACGCTGCTCGCCACGGGGTCCGTGGCACTGGCCCAGAGTGCGCCGGCCACATCCAGCAAGATCAAGGTCGGCTTCATGCTGCCGTACACGGGCACTTATGCCGCCCTCGGCGGGGCCATCGAGAATGGCTTCCGGATGTACGTGCAGGAGCAGGGCGGCAAGCTGGGCGGCCGCGAGGTTGAATACTTCAAGGTCGATGACGAGTCCGATCCGGCCAAGGCGCCGGAAAATGCCACCAAGCTGATCAAGCGCGACCAGGTCGACGTGGTGGTCGGCACGGTTCATTCGGGCGTGCAAATGGGCATCGTCAAGGTGGCCAAGGAAAACAATACGCTGCTGATCATTCCCAATGCCGGCGTGGACGAAGCCACCGGGCCGCTGTGCGGCTCCAACATCTTTCGTTCGTCGTTCTCGAACTGGCAGCCGGGCTATGCAATGGGCCATGTGCTGGCGGATCGCGGCCTGAAGAAGGTGGTCACGCTGACGTGGAAATACGCAGCGGGCGAGCAGTCGGTCAAGGGCTTCAAGGAAGCGTTCGAAGCCAAGGGCGGCAAGGTGGTGAAGGAGTTGAGCCTGCCGTTCCCGAACGTCGAATTCCAGGCGCTGATTACCGAAGTGGCTTCGATCAAGCCCGACGCCGTGTTCGTGTTCTTCGCCGGCGGCGGCGCGGTCAAGTTCGTCAAGGACTGGCAGGCCGCCGGTCTCAAGGACAAGATTCCGCTGTACGCATCAGGCTTCCTGACCGACGGCACGCTCGAGGCGCAGGGCGTCGCGGCGCAGGGTCTGGAGACCACGCTGCACTATGCCGATGGCCTGACCAATCCGCGCGACAAGAGCTTCCGGCTCGACTACGCCAAGCTGTACAAGCTGCAGCCCGACGTCTACGCGGTACAAGGCTACGATGCCGCGCAACTGCTGGCCGCTGGCGCCAATGCGGTCAAGGGCGACATGTCGCGCAAGCCGGAGGTCATCAAGGCGATGGAAGCCGCGAAGGTGGATAGCCCGCGTGGCGCCTTCACGCTGTCGAAGGCGCACAACCCGGTGCAGGACTTCTATCTGCGCAAGGTCGATGGCCGCGACAACAAGGTCAGCAGCGTCGCCGTGAAGGCGCTGGCCGATCCGGCGCGCGGCTGCCGCCTGTAATCGCACGTTGGAAAGCGGCATCGCGATGGACCTTGTCTCGTTTCTGATCCAGTGCCTGAACAGCGTGCAGTACGGGCTGCTGCTGTTCCTCGTGGCCAGCGGCTTGACGCTGATCTTCGGCATCATGGGCGTGATCAATCTCGCACATGGCAGCTTCTACATGCTGGGGGCCTATCTGGCATTCACGCTGGCCAGCCTGACGGGCAACCTGTTCATTGCGCTGCCGCTCGGCATCGTGCTGGCCGTGCTGTTCGGGTACGTGCTGGAGTGGGCCTTCTTCAGCTACCTGTATCAGCGTGACCACCTGCAACAGGTGCTGATGACATACGGGCTAATCCTGGTCTTCGAGGAGTTGCGCAGCATCCTGGTGGGCGACGACGTGCACGGTGTGCAAGTGCCGTCGCTGCTAGACTGGTCGCTGCCGGTGGGCAACGACATGACCTATCCGGTGTATCGCCTGTTCATCTCCGCCGTCTGCCTGTTGGTGGCCGGCGCGATGTACTACGTGATTCGCCGCACGCGTGTGGGCATGATGATCCGCGCCGGCGCCACGAACCGCGAGATGGTGCAGTCGCTTGGCGTCAACGTGACCGTGCTCTATCGTTTCGTGTTCGCGCTCGGCGTGGCCCTGGCCGTGCTGGCAGGCATGATCGCCGCGCCGGTTTCCTCGGTCTACCCGGGCATGGGCGGGCAGGTGCTGATCATCTGCTTTGTCGTGGTCGTGATCGGCGGTATCGGCTCGGTCAAGGGTGCGCTGGTGGCGTCGCTGCTGATCGGCTTCGTCGATACGTTCGGCAAGGTGTTCTGGCAGGATGCGGCTGGCGTGCTGGTCTACCTGCTGATGGCCGTGATCCTGCTGTGGAAGCCCCAGGGGCTGTTCCGCGCGGGCTGAGCAGGAAATCCTGACATGCATTCCGATTCCTTGACACCGCCACCGCAGGACATCCGCCGCCCGGCCTGGATGGCGACCGCTGGCTGGCTGGTGGCCTTGGCCGTGCTCTGCGCCATGCCGATGCTGCTGACCGCCGACAGCCACAAGTACTACATCGAGCTGCTCAGCAAGGTCATGATCATGGCGATCTTCGCGCTGTCGCTGCAGCTGCTGATTGGCTACACCGGGCTGGTGAGCCTGGGCCACGCCGCCTACTTCGCAATGGCCGCCTATGCCACGGCGATGCTGGCGCCCGAGAGCGGGCCGGGCAATGGCTGGCTGCTGCTGTTCGGCGCCGTGGGCGCGGCGGCCGCGCTGGCGCTGGTGGTTGGCGCGCTCGTGCTGCGCACGCGCGGCATCTACTTCATCATGGTCACGCTGGCCTTCGCGCAGATGGTGTACTTCGTGTTCCACGACACGAAGATCGCCGGTGGCAGCGACGGCACCTACATCTACTTCCGTCCCGAGTTCGGGCTGTTTTCGGCGCGACCGGTGACCGTGAACGACCCCGTGCAGTTCTATTGGCTGGTGCTCGTTGCGCTGGCGCTGACCGTGGCCGCGCTGACCTTGCTGCTGCGTTCCCGCTTCGGCCACGCGCTGGTGGGGATCCGGCACAACGAGCAGCGGATGCGGGCGGCCGGGTTTGGCACGTATCGCTATCAGCTCGGGGCGTTCGTCGTGGGCGGTGCGTTCGCGGGGCTGGCTGGGTACCTCTATGCGATCCAGTTCGGTTTCGTGAATCCCGAGATTGCTTCCTGGCATCAGTCGGGCAACGCGATGCTGATGGTGATTCTTGGCGGCGTCGGCAGCCTGGCTGGCGCCGTGCTGGGTGCATTCTCGTTCGTGCTGCTGGCCGAATGGTTCGGCACGTTGACCAAGCACTGGCAGCTGCTGATGGGCGGTTTCATCATCCTGGCGGTGGCGTTGCTGCCGCGTGGGCTGGTCAGCGTGCCGGCGGTGCTGCGGCATCGTTCTCCGCGTCGCGCGCGGCGGGCCGGCGCGGCCACCGAATCGAACACACGCAGCCGGGAGGCCGTATGAGCACGATCCCATCGGTTCCGGTACTCGATGCGCAAAGCCTCACGCGCCGATTTGGCGGGCTGACGGCGGTCAACAGTGTGGACCTGGCCCTGCATCTGCACGAGATCCATGCGGTGATCGGCACCAACGGTGCCGGCAAGTCGACACTGATCAACCTGTTGTCGGGCGAACTGCCGCCATCGGAGGGCCGGCTGCAACTGCAAGGGCGCGATGTCACGGGCTGGGTGCAGCCCAAGCTGGCGCGCCACGGCATTGGCCGCAGCTACCAGCGCAACAACATCTTCCTGCCACTGACCGTGCGCGAAAATTGCCGGCTTGCGGCGCAATCGCGCGCGCAGCGGGCCTGGCGGCTCTGGGAGCCGGCGCAGGGCTGCCGCACGAGCCGCGCGCTGGCCGACGAGGCGCTCGAACGGGCAGGGCTGATGCAGCACGCCGGTCGGCTTGCCAGCGATCTCGCGCATGGCCAGAAGCGCCAGCTCGAGGTGGCCATGTGCCTCGCGACCGAGCCCGTGGCACTGCTGCTCGACGAACCGCTGGCTGGCATGGGGGCGGAGGAGTCTGAGCGGATGCTTGACCTGCTACGCGGCCTGAAGGAGGGCCACGCGATCCTGCTGGTCGAGCACGACATGGAGGCCGTGTTTGCCGTGGCCGATCGCATCACGGTGATGGTGAACGGCACGGTGATCGCCACCGGCGATCCGGCCAGCATCCGAGCCAATCGGGAAGTGCAACTGGCCTATCT is part of the Cupriavidus metallidurans CH34 genome and harbors:
- a CDS encoding ABC transporter substrate-binding protein; the protein is MHRNASRRLLPACLAVATLLATGSVALAQSAPATSSKIKVGFMLPYTGTYAALGGAIENGFRMYVQEQGGKLGGREVEYFKVDDESDPAKAPENATKLIKRDQVDVVVGTVHSGVQMGIVKVAKENNTLLIIPNAGVDEATGPLCGSNIFRSSFSNWQPGYAMGHVLADRGLKKVVTLTWKYAAGEQSVKGFKEAFEAKGGKVVKELSLPFPNVEFQALITEVASIKPDAVFVFFAGGGAVKFVKDWQAAGLKDKIPLYASGFLTDGTLEAQGVAAQGLETTLHYADGLTNPRDKSFRLDYAKLYKLQPDVYAVQGYDAAQLLAAGANAVKGDMSRKPEVIKAMEAAKVDSPRGAFTLSKAHNPVQDFYLRKVDGRDNKVSSVAVKALADPARGCRL
- a CDS encoding branched-chain amino acid ABC transporter permease — encoded protein: MDLVSFLIQCLNSVQYGLLLFLVASGLTLIFGIMGVINLAHGSFYMLGAYLAFTLASLTGNLFIALPLGIVLAVLFGYVLEWAFFSYLYQRDHLQQVLMTYGLILVFEELRSILVGDDVHGVQVPSLLDWSLPVGNDMTYPVYRLFISAVCLLVAGAMYYVIRRTRVGMMIRAGATNREMVQSLGVNVTVLYRFVFALGVALAVLAGMIAAPVSSVYPGMGGQVLIICFVVVVIGGIGSVKGALVASLLIGFVDTFGKVFWQDAAGVLVYLLMAVILLWKPQGLFRAG
- a CDS encoding branched-chain amino acid ABC transporter permease; this translates as MHSDSLTPPPQDIRRPAWMATAGWLVALAVLCAMPMLLTADSHKYYIELLSKVMIMAIFALSLQLLIGYTGLVSLGHAAYFAMAAYATAMLAPESGPGNGWLLLFGAVGAAAALALVVGALVLRTRGIYFIMVTLAFAQMVYFVFHDTKIAGGSDGTYIYFRPEFGLFSARPVTVNDPVQFYWLVLVALALTVAALTLLLRSRFGHALVGIRHNEQRMRAAGFGTYRYQLGAFVVGGAFAGLAGYLYAIQFGFVNPEIASWHQSGNAMLMVILGGVGSLAGAVLGAFSFVLLAEWFGTLTKHWQLLMGGFIILAVALLPRGLVSVPAVLRHRSPRRARRAGAATESNTRSREAV
- a CDS encoding ABC transporter ATP-binding protein — translated: MSTIPSVPVLDAQSLTRRFGGLTAVNSVDLALHLHEIHAVIGTNGAGKSTLINLLSGELPPSEGRLQLQGRDVTGWVQPKLARHGIGRSYQRNNIFLPLTVRENCRLAAQSRAQRAWRLWEPAQGCRTSRALADEALERAGLMQHAGRLASDLAHGQKRQLEVAMCLATEPVALLLDEPLAGMGAEESERMLDLLRGLKEGHAILLVEHDMEAVFAVADRITVMVNGTVIATGDPASIRANREVQLAYLGEEEAA